The following are encoded together in the Candidatus Hinthialibacter antarcticus genome:
- a CDS encoding TetR family transcriptional regulator, which yields MARKTKEEAQETRKKILRAALDVFSKKGYSKSTFVDIADQIGLTKGAVYWHFKSKEELLIELIYIMLSKEEEQIKEKINEEINIHNLKDYFMTRAQFVLENEECRKFIFFITLQMEWTVEHLSFTHKKIKELRTGFFEETHRVLVEAQEQKLLKKNIDIQQVEDCLISLYMGLVKNDLSGFSSTGLIKNIEFSFDAIIETVLAN from the coding sequence ATGGCGAGAAAAACAAAGGAAGAAGCCCAAGAGACGCGAAAGAAGATTCTTCGGGCTGCGCTGGATGTGTTCAGTAAAAAAGGGTATTCCAAGTCAACCTTTGTGGATATCGCTGACCAGATTGGCCTAACCAAAGGCGCTGTCTATTGGCACTTCAAAAGTAAAGAAGAACTTTTGATCGAACTGATCTATATCATGCTCTCAAAAGAAGAAGAGCAGATCAAAGAAAAGATCAATGAAGAAATCAATATTCATAATTTAAAAGACTATTTTATGACGCGCGCTCAATTCGTTCTTGAAAATGAAGAGTGTAGAAAGTTCATCTTCTTCATTACCTTGCAGATGGAATGGACAGTCGAACATCTGTCGTTTACTCATAAAAAAATAAAAGAACTCAGGACAGGTTTTTTTGAAGAAACCCATCGCGTATTGGTTGAGGCGCAAGAACAGAAATTGTTAAAAAAGAATATTGATATTCAGCAAGTAGAAGATTGTTTGATCTCGCTCTACATGGGGTTGGTAAAGAATGATCTGAGTGGGTTTTCTTCTACGGGCTTGATTAAGAATATCGAATTTAGTTTTGACGCAATCATAGAAACAGTTCTGGCGAATTAA
- a CDS encoding efflux RND transporter periplasmic adaptor subunit — MSRHTQTMQKPKGGMLSALLQIIVLVAFIAAGWFLRGLLPGGAPAGGMPGGPGGPGEANATVPVETVIVVEGSSQAPQEFIGRVESIQSVDITAQISGYISQVHFAEGSAVQQGDLLFTIEQEPYIARVALAEASLGQAKADLAGAKADVAASQAALDSSKADMDHAEKYLKRLQSADKRSIVEANLDSAVSDEKQARARVQETEARYEQANATIQQMEALIQKTQADLNLAKINLGYTDIHSPITGRIGKAMLTKGNYVSPSLGALAHVAQLDPVRVVFSMSDREYISVLQEIHDKPVLPIQTFLRLPNGTQYEGFGEHDFDDNKMNSHTGTISVYARFDNPDGFLIPNSYITVMLRHEDAEQVPIVPQESILSEGGQDYVYIVDANDAVEKRKVTLGPKIDDYQCVSAGLQLGEKVVSQGLQKIKPGQKVAVAAAPAKGDA, encoded by the coding sequence ATGAGTCGGCACACTCAAACTATGCAAAAACCAAAAGGCGGAATGCTATCAGCATTATTACAAATAATCGTCTTGGTTGCGTTCATTGCCGCAGGATGGTTTCTACGCGGATTATTGCCTGGAGGAGCGCCTGCGGGCGGGATGCCTGGCGGGCCTGGTGGTCCTGGCGAAGCAAATGCAACGGTCCCCGTCGAGACGGTCATTGTGGTTGAAGGTTCTTCACAAGCGCCGCAAGAATTTATCGGCCGCGTCGAATCGATTCAGTCCGTTGATATTACCGCGCAAATTTCCGGCTACATTTCTCAAGTCCATTTTGCTGAAGGTTCCGCCGTGCAGCAGGGCGATCTGCTGTTTACGATTGAACAAGAGCCGTACATTGCCCGCGTGGCTTTAGCGGAAGCGTCTCTTGGACAAGCCAAAGCCGATCTGGCGGGAGCGAAGGCGGACGTCGCCGCGTCGCAAGCGGCTTTAGATTCATCAAAAGCGGATATGGATCACGCAGAGAAGTATCTCAAGCGTTTGCAAAGCGCCGATAAGCGCAGCATCGTCGAAGCGAACCTCGACTCAGCGGTCAGCGATGAAAAGCAGGCGCGTGCGCGAGTGCAAGAAACCGAAGCCCGCTATGAACAAGCCAACGCGACCATCCAACAAATGGAAGCGCTCATTCAAAAGACGCAGGCTGATCTCAACCTTGCAAAAATCAATCTGGGCTATACGGATATCCATTCGCCAATTACAGGTCGAATTGGTAAAGCGATGTTAACAAAAGGGAATTATGTCAGTCCTAGTTTGGGCGCATTGGCGCATGTCGCGCAACTGGACCCGGTTCGCGTCGTGTTTTCGATGTCTGATCGCGAATACATATCAGTTTTACAAGAAATCCATGACAAGCCCGTTCTGCCTATTCAAACCTTTTTGCGGTTACCGAATGGAACTCAATATGAGGGTTTTGGCGAGCATGATTTTGATGACAACAAAATGAACTCGCATACTGGAACCATTTCAGTCTATGCCCGCTTTGATAATCCAGATGGATTTTTAATTCCCAATAGCTACATCACCGTGATGCTTCGACACGAAGATGCTGAACAAGTTCCGATTGTTCCACAAGAATCCATCCTCTCTGAAGGCGGGCAAGATTATGTTTATATCGTTGATGCGAATGACGCCGTCGAGAAGCGCAAAGTAACATTAGGGCCAAAGATTGATGACTACCAATGCGTTTCTGCGGGGCTTCAATTGGGAGAGAAAGTCGTTAGCCAAGGGCTGCAAAAAATCAAACCCGGCCAAAAAGTTGCTGTTGCTGCGGCTCCCGCAAAAGGAGACGCATAA